One Mycoplasma wenyonii str. Massachusetts DNA window includes the following coding sequences:
- a CDS encoding ABC transporter permease encodes MLKSFSVISFTFLFGSLSLFLGFIFYKAICSIIEHGPKKFFWSWATTKGAPEVSIYAPLIYTLILVVGSVWGTNKIALKIAKSLLKLKVRIQKLFSGLLRVISILPSFVISFVLFEAIMPQIIKAFGYYSSYSLIWIAICFFSLLFPITCLSYLDWFNSREIKGMNSALLSLALDDKHREKIYLKCSKRVIYLTWATSLVKALGESVALSWFLSSDRYDKPFSSWSNFFNTRSHTISSLISSFYFSEGGGKKSRESMYVFGSALLLLSILLNWFLKKKATEINYKRSKLSQELERSVWKLKSSFERFRYSNSFVYLSRYSGSEIYSKKLLRWRERARVLRSYREKLGVFLVLSFFIAILGVVLLRGMYFTFYNLIKGSRETYSLGGLVVPTWNTALLLFFSVVWALPISFLSAFFVNIYLKKKRRLKSFFLSVISGIGTAPPMLWAIFSSLFFIHYLKLGVGKVSVFAGLLSFTLLSFPFLFNRFSNLFETYSKQYSKTLSYLGLQSFNLIYLVLRDGGAKIKSFLSNLTTKLNGESGLLFITMGASPNPRFTLWGPGQTLTTKFFASLYKYKVTEIKAIVYETIFFIFVFSIFVYSLLTTFWTKRIKKVIKSIRKVSRKSRFNYYWNVNSKNRASFLIRLNTL; translated from the coding sequence ATGCTCAAATCTTTTAGTGTCATTTCCTTCACTTTTTTATTTGGCTCTCTTTCTTTATTTCTTGGATTTATTTTCTATAAAGCTATTTGTTCAATAATTGAACATGGTCCTAAAAAGTTCTTTTGGAGTTGAGCAACTACTAAAGGAGCTCCAGAAGTCTCTATTTATGCCCCTCTCATCTACACCCTAATACTAGTAGTAGGTTCAGTTTGAGGAACTAACAAAATAGCTCTAAAGATTGCAAAGAGTCTCTTAAAGCTCAAAGTAAGAATTCAAAAACTATTTAGTGGCTTACTAAGAGTGATCTCTATACTTCCTTCTTTTGTAATCTCTTTTGTTCTCTTTGAGGCGATTATGCCTCAAATAATTAAGGCATTTGGTTATTACTCTAGTTATTCCCTTATCTGAATAGCTATTTGTTTTTTCTCTTTACTCTTTCCTATCACCTGCTTAAGCTATTTAGATTGGTTTAACTCAAGAGAGATAAAGGGAATGAACTCGGCACTGCTGAGTTTAGCACTAGACGATAAACACAGGGAAAAGATCTATCTTAAGTGTTCTAAGAGAGTGATCTATTTAACTTGAGCAACTTCCCTAGTTAAGGCTCTTGGAGAAAGTGTAGCTCTTAGTTGGTTCTTATCTAGTGATAGATATGACAAGCCTTTTAGCTCTTGAAGTAATTTCTTTAATACTAGAAGTCATACTATCTCTAGTCTTATTTCTTCCTTTTATTTCTCTGAGGGGGGAGGGAAAAAAAGTAGAGAAAGTATGTATGTATTTGGCTCTGCTTTATTACTTCTTTCAATACTTCTTAATTGATTTCTAAAAAAGAAAGCTACAGAGATTAATTACAAAAGAAGTAAGTTGAGTCAAGAGTTAGAGAGATCAGTGTGGAAATTGAAAAGCTCTTTTGAGAGATTCAGATACTCTAACTCTTTTGTTTATCTCTCTAGATACTCTGGAAGTGAGATTTATAGTAAGAAATTGTTGAGATGGAGAGAGAGGGCGAGAGTGCTGAGGAGTTACAGAGAAAAACTAGGAGTTTTTTTAGTACTCTCTTTTTTTATAGCTATTTTGGGGGTGGTCTTACTAAGAGGTATGTACTTTACCTTCTACAACCTAATAAAAGGCTCTAGAGAGACTTATAGCCTAGGGGGTCTAGTAGTGCCTACTTGAAATACTGCACTCTTACTATTCTTTTCAGTAGTTTGAGCTCTGCCAATTAGTTTTCTATCTGCTTTCTTCGTGAATATTTACTTAAAGAAGAAAAGAAGACTAAAGAGCTTCTTTCTTTCTGTTATCTCTGGAATAGGAACAGCTCCTCCTATGCTTTGAGCTATCTTTAGCTCTTTATTCTTTATTCACTACCTTAAGTTAGGGGTTGGAAAGGTTTCTGTATTTGCTGGATTACTTTCTTTTACTCTCTTGAGCTTTCCTTTTCTCTTTAATAGATTCTCTAATTTATTTGAGACTTACTCTAAGCAATACAGTAAAACCTTGTCTTATCTGGGACTACAAAGCTTTAATCTCATTTACTTAGTACTAAGAGATGGAGGGGCAAAAATTAAATCCTTTCTATCTAACTTAACTACTAAGTTAAATGGGGAGAGTGGACTACTCTTTATTACTATGGGAGCCTCCCCTAACCCTAGATTTACTCTTTGAGGTCCGGGACAAACTCTTACAACTAAGTTCTTTGCTTCTCTTTATAAATACAAAGTGACAGAGATAAAGGCGATAGTTTATGAAACTATCTTCTTTATATTTGTGTTTTCAATCTTTGTTTACTCTTTACTAACTACCTTTTGAACAAAGAGAATCAAGAAAGTTATTAAGTCTATTAGAAAAGTTTCTAGAAAAAGTAGATTTAACTACTATTGGAATGTCAACTCTAAGAATAGAGCTTCTTTTCTGATCCGATTAAATACTTTGTAG
- a CDS encoding magnesium transporter, producing MLFRNKNNLEYDRYSDRLSTRLSKAFELKNYASIKEHARAHSIPTLVKALEKLSNYELVNIIFLTLNEERLEDFFFSFSESNRLSILNSIRPALLSKLLAQLQPDKVAEILSIVDSNLSKKIIYLSSPQQRKELNIISSFSHSQVGSIMNTSILTLPENFKISQALSYIKKKRNKVEIGEELFVVNLKQEVVGLVNVQNLFFSTQNSLSVGEIVDKDYLSISANEQIGEAIDLFQKYPFTSLAVLNERSQILGVVTSKDILPEIVDESVEDVYRFYGIVNLQHSYIKSTAWEVVRSRLFWLIVLLFATTLTTLIIDKFEALGKDLTTGLSSAMLVPLIPLITDMCGNSGSQTATSIIQSFASNEISAKDLWSVTKKELKVSVMVGGIVSVINFLRLLAYFAIFPISTKNINSATQANSLTSVVPLSGQLRSLPLFFNGQQKTYNAKEMGYVGAGVSSLALFIVIILSKLMGVFIPFIAHKFFKDPASMTTPALTTILDAVGTLIFFALGVGIIYGSLNFLQSNGH from the coding sequence GTGTTATTCAGAAACAAAAACAACCTAGAGTACGATAGATACTCTGATCGTCTTTCAACAAGATTATCTAAAGCTTTTGAACTAAAAAACTATGCCTCAATTAAAGAGCATGCAAGAGCTCATTCTATTCCTACCTTAGTTAAAGCTTTAGAGAAACTTTCTAACTACGAACTAGTAAACATAATCTTTCTAACCCTTAATGAAGAAAGACTGGAAGACTTTTTCTTTTCTTTCTCTGAATCTAATAGACTAAGTATTCTCAACTCTATTAGACCAGCTTTACTCTCTAAGTTATTAGCTCAACTTCAACCAGACAAAGTGGCAGAGATTCTCTCAATAGTAGACAGTAATTTATCTAAGAAGATTATTTATCTTTCTTCTCCGCAACAGAGAAAAGAGCTAAATATCATAAGTAGCTTCTCCCACTCCCAAGTAGGTAGTATTATGAACACTTCTATACTGACCTTGCCAGAAAACTTTAAGATATCTCAGGCTCTTAGTTACATAAAGAAAAAAAGAAATAAGGTAGAGATTGGAGAAGAGCTCTTTGTAGTCAATCTGAAACAAGAAGTTGTTGGTTTAGTAAATGTTCAAAATCTCTTTTTCTCCACTCAAAACTCTTTATCAGTAGGAGAGATAGTAGATAAAGACTACCTTTCTATCTCTGCTAATGAGCAAATAGGGGAAGCGATTGACTTATTTCAAAAATATCCCTTTACTTCTTTGGCTGTTCTGAATGAGAGGAGTCAAATATTAGGAGTAGTTACTAGTAAAGATATTCTTCCAGAGATAGTAGATGAGAGTGTAGAAGATGTTTATAGATTCTATGGGATTGTGAATCTACAACACTCATATATCAAATCTACTGCTTGAGAAGTGGTTAGATCTAGATTGTTTTGATTAATCGTTTTGTTGTTTGCAACAACCTTAACTACACTCATAATAGATAAGTTTGAGGCTCTCGGGAAAGATCTCACTACCGGCCTCTCTTCTGCTATGTTAGTCCCTTTAATCCCATTAATAACAGATATGTGTGGGAATTCAGGGAGTCAGACTGCAACCTCTATTATTCAATCCTTTGCAAGCAATGAAATAAGTGCAAAAGACTTATGGTCTGTAACAAAAAAGGAGTTAAAGGTTTCAGTAATGGTTGGAGGAATAGTTTCAGTAATTAACTTTTTAAGATTATTGGCTTATTTTGCTATTTTTCCGATCTCTACGAAAAACATTAATAGTGCCACTCAAGCTAATTCCTTAACTTCAGTTGTGCCTCTCTCGGGACAATTGAGAAGTTTGCCTTTGTTTTTCAATGGACAACAAAAAACTTACAACGCCAAAGAAATGGGTTATGTAGGTGCAGGAGTCTCTTCTTTGGCCTTATTTATAGTTATTATTCTTTCTAAATTAATGGGAGTTTTTATTCCCTTTATTGCTCATAAATTCTTTAAAGATCCTGCTTCTATGACTACTCCGGCATTAACTACTATATTAGATGCAGTAGGGACTTTAATCTTTTTTGCTCTTGGAGTAGGAATAATATATGGAAGTTTGAATTTTTTACAGAGTAATGGTCACTAG
- the cdaM gene encoding diadenylate cyclase CdaM: protein MSGGWNIASCLISLSSFLLFFGYVSFKKFWFKKYIWKFFRRKEITASEFKAFVFALSSALFKFSKKHVGALIVIEKFQNLQKYINTGYVIETKFFAEFLYNIFQNKESSMHDGGVIIRGLEIKSVSSYFPIFSHKNIPNEYGSRHRAALGITSQTDAVALLVSESSGKILCSEGGKFQELNKHELESIIQTLTKVLNYYIE from the coding sequence ATGTCAGGAGGGTGGAACATTGCCTCTTGTTTAATCTCTCTATCTAGCTTTCTCTTATTCTTCGGTTATGTCTCTTTTAAGAAGTTTTGGTTCAAGAAATATATCTGAAAGTTTTTTAGGAGAAAAGAGATTACTGCCTCTGAATTCAAAGCCTTTGTATTCGCTTTAAGTTCAGCTTTATTTAAGTTCTCGAAGAAACATGTAGGGGCCTTAATAGTCATAGAGAAATTTCAAAACTTACAGAAATATATAAATACTGGATATGTTATAGAGACTAAGTTTTTTGCAGAGTTTCTCTACAACATCTTCCAGAATAAGGAATCTTCTATGCATGACGGAGGAGTCATTATTAGAGGACTGGAAATTAAATCTGTTTCTTCTTACTTTCCTATTTTTTCTCACAAAAATATTCCCAATGAGTATGGCTCTAGACACAGAGCTGCACTGGGGATAACCTCTCAAACAGATGCAGTAGCCTTACTAGTTTCTGAGTCTAGTGGGAAGATCTTATGTTCTGAGGGAGGTAAATTTCAAGAACTAAATAAACATGAGTTGGAATCAATAATTCAGACACTGACTAAGGTTCTTAATTACTATATAGAATAA
- the pgsA gene encoding CDP-diacylglycerol--glycerol-3-phosphate 3-phosphatidyltransferase codes for MHTHRKEKELEKVNRVFSLDRKQIPNLLTLSRFFLSALSIFLYFLFVVLGEKSKSLFTCSYSSNGKAGACLVLSFIFLLCSVVTDYFDGHLARKWRCESNFGAVFDPLADKILVSSFLVLFSFSSLVHWIIPFLSIAREITVELVRYKLKSKGVYLGANKTAKWKTAIQFVGVVLGFLLSDTWGKEILNVFFIISLLFSFNSLAKYLKIYWDHFERYR; via the coding sequence ATACACACACACAGAAAAGAAAAAGAGCTAGAGAAAGTAAATAGAGTTTTTAGTTTAGATCGGAAACAGATTCCGAATCTACTAACTCTCTCTAGATTCTTTTTAAGTGCTCTTTCAATCTTTCTTTATTTCTTATTTGTTGTATTAGGAGAGAAATCTAAGAGCTTATTTACCTGTAGTTACTCTAGTAACGGTAAAGCAGGAGCTTGTTTAGTACTAAGCTTTATCTTTCTACTGTGTTCAGTAGTAACTGATTATTTTGATGGTCACTTAGCTAGAAAGTGGAGATGTGAGTCTAACTTTGGAGCTGTCTTTGACCCTTTAGCAGATAAGATCTTAGTTTCCTCTTTTTTAGTATTATTTAGTTTTTCTTCTTTAGTTCACTGAATAATCCCTTTTCTTTCTATTGCTAGAGAGATAACAGTAGAACTAGTTAGATATAAATTAAAGAGCAAAGGAGTCTATTTAGGAGCTAATAAGACTGCTAAGTGAAAGACTGCTATTCAATTTGTAGGAGTAGTACTTGGATTTCTACTATCTGATACTTGAGGAAAAGAGATATTAAATGTATTCTTTATTATTTCTCTATTATTTAGCTTTAACTCTCTAGCTAAATATCTAAAAATTTATTGAGATCATTTTGAGAGATATAGATAG
- a CDS encoding HIT family protein — MCVFCEISSNLDKQSNLIKEGQHVFLIPDKHPVTEGHALVITKEHYQDFSSCSGEALQEAVVLAKEHSLKLQQENPSIQGFNFVSNQGAKAKQVIFHFHLHIIPRY, encoded by the coding sequence ATGTGTGTTTTTTGTGAGATTTCCTCTAACTTAGATAAGCAATCTAATTTAATCAAGGAGGGCCAACACGTATTTTTAATTCCAGATAAACATCCAGTTACTGAAGGTCATGCTCTGGTAATAACTAAAGAACACTACCAAGACTTTAGCTCTTGTTCAGGAGAGGCCCTTCAAGAAGCTGTTGTGCTGGCAAAAGAACATTCGCTTAAGTTACAACAGGAGAATCCTAGTATTCAAGGATTTAACTTTGTGTCTAACCAAGGTGCCAAAGCCAAACAAGTTATATTTCACTTTCACCTACATATAATCCCTAGATACTAG
- the rpsL gene encoding 30S ribosomal protein S12: MPTLAQIAKHGRQRKKKKSKSQALQESWNSLKNKPIKRPNPLKRGVCLKVSTMTPKKPNSALRKFAKVRVSNNHEVLAYIPGEGHNLQEHHVVMIRGGRVKDLPGVKYHIIRGKLDAAPVEKRKKERSKYGVKKEKKS; encoded by the coding sequence ATTCCTACACTAGCTCAAATAGCCAAACACGGAAGACAGAGAAAGAAGAAGAAGTCTAAATCACAAGCTTTGCAAGAAAGTTGAAACTCTTTAAAAAACAAACCAATAAAGAGACCTAATCCCCTGAAGAGAGGGGTTTGTCTTAAGGTTTCTACCATGACTCCTAAGAAGCCAAACTCAGCTCTTAGAAAATTTGCTAAGGTGAGAGTTTCAAATAATCATGAAGTGTTAGCTTATATTCCCGGAGAGGGACATAATCTACAAGAACACCACGTAGTAATGATTAGAGGCGGTAGAGTAAAAGATCTTCCAGGAGTTAAATATCACATTATTAGAGGTAAGTTAGATGCAGCTCCTGTGGAAAAGAGAAAGAAAGAAAGATCTAAGTATGGGGTTAAAAAAGAAAAGAAAAGCTAG
- the rpsG gene encoding 30S ribosomal protein S7, with amino-acid sequence MRKKRKLKRRELLPDITYNSVTVTKAINLIMWEGKKQLARRIVYNALEKVRERTERDPVEVFEQAIRNVAPSIELKTRKVRGANYQVPVESSRERREALALRWLVKYSRKRSELTIVEAFASEIIDASNNTGLSIKRKIEVIKTAESNKAFAYYRF; translated from the coding sequence ATCAGAAAAAAGAGAAAGCTAAAGAGAAGAGAACTTCTTCCAGATATTACTTACAACTCCGTTACTGTCACCAAGGCAATTAACTTAATAATGTGAGAGGGCAAGAAGCAACTAGCTAGAAGAATTGTTTACAACGCTTTAGAGAAAGTAAGAGAAAGAACAGAAAGAGATCCAGTGGAAGTTTTTGAACAAGCTATTAGAAATGTAGCTCCTAGTATTGAGCTAAAAACTAGAAAGGTTAGAGGAGCTAACTACCAAGTACCTGTAGAGTCTAGTAGAGAGAGAAGAGAAGCTCTTGCTCTCAGATGACTAGTTAAATACAGTAGAAAGAGAAGTGAACTAACTATTGTAGAGGCATTTGCTTCTGAGATTATTGATGCCTCCAATAATACTGGATTATCAATAAAAAGAAAGATAGAAGTAATTAAGACAGCAGAAAGCAATAAAGCCTTCGCTTACTATCGTTTCTAG
- the fusA gene encoding elongation factor G: MSNKLLNLRNFGIMAHIDAGKTTTSERILYYTGKIHKMGEVHEGSATMDWMEQEREKGITITSAATTTEWKGVVLNLIDTPGHVDFTVEVERSLRVLDGAVVVLDGAMGVEPQTETVWRQANKYAVPRIIFCNKMDKVGASFQSSMKSLKDRLNIKFSPIQLNIGNESSFRGIIDLVGFKAYNFKAGVDEEFEEIPIPEDQLEEVKSLRETLLNEVLVYDDEILNRFLSGEEVKEEEIKMCIRKATLTGTFFPVLCGSSFKHKGVKFLLDAIVDYLPSPLDIPTTKAFTRSGDELTIENKDESDLVAVAFKIATDPFVGRLTFIRVYAGKLKKGDTIYNSTRDIKERVGKLVKMHSNHKTEIEEAGTGEICALVGPKSLKTGDTITGSPDSDYLLEAMAFTEPVISLAIEPKTKSDQEKLSIVLKKLADEDPTFKISSDYETGQTLISGMGELHLEILIDRMRREFGLQVNVGAPQVAYRETFTQTKEIEGQYIKQTGGRGNYGHVWIKYEPNPEKGFEFVDKIVGGKIPKEYIKSIREGLVDAMKAGQLAGYPVIDIKATLYDGSYHEVDSNEMAFKIAASLSLKEASKRCGSILLEPIMSIEINSPPQYFGSVMGDVTAKRGLITATELSPSVSTINCKIPLKEMFGYATTLRSLTQGRGVYSMSFSHYQPLPKHLLKEIPGFISEGK, encoded by the coding sequence ATGTCTAACAAACTACTTAATCTAAGAAACTTTGGGATCATGGCCCATATTGATGCCGGTAAGACTACTACTAGCGAAAGAATACTTTATTACACTGGAAAGATTCACAAAATGGGAGAGGTACACGAAGGTAGTGCAACTATGGACTGAATGGAACAAGAAAGAGAAAAAGGAATTACTATTACCTCTGCAGCTACTACTACAGAGTGAAAGGGAGTAGTACTGAATCTAATTGACACACCAGGTCACGTAGACTTCACTGTTGAGGTAGAAAGATCTTTAAGAGTACTAGATGGAGCTGTAGTTGTACTAGATGGAGCGATGGGAGTTGAACCGCAAACAGAAACTGTTTGAAGACAAGCAAACAAATATGCTGTTCCAAGAATCATCTTCTGTAACAAGATGGATAAGGTTGGAGCAAGCTTTCAATCCTCTATGAAATCTCTTAAAGATAGGTTGAATATTAAGTTCTCTCCAATTCAACTAAATATTGGGAATGAATCTAGTTTTAGGGGAATTATTGATTTAGTAGGCTTTAAGGCCTACAACTTTAAGGCTGGGGTTGATGAGGAATTTGAAGAGATTCCAATTCCAGAAGATCAACTAGAAGAAGTTAAGAGCTTAAGAGAGACTCTCTTAAATGAAGTACTAGTCTATGATGATGAGATTCTTAATAGATTCCTTTCTGGTGAAGAGGTGAAGGAAGAAGAAATCAAGATGTGTATCAGAAAAGCCACTCTTACTGGTACTTTCTTCCCAGTACTTTGCGGTTCTTCCTTTAAGCACAAGGGAGTTAAGTTCTTGTTGGATGCAATAGTAGACTATCTCCCTTCTCCCCTAGACATTCCAACCACTAAAGCCTTTACTAGAAGTGGAGATGAATTAACTATTGAAAACAAAGATGAATCAGATTTAGTTGCTGTTGCATTCAAGATTGCCACAGACCCCTTTGTAGGAAGACTTACTTTCATAAGGGTTTATGCAGGTAAGTTGAAGAAAGGAGATACTATCTACAACTCAACTAGAGATATAAAAGAGAGAGTTGGTAAGTTAGTAAAGATGCACTCAAATCACAAAACTGAGATTGAAGAAGCAGGTACTGGAGAGATTTGTGCTTTAGTGGGCCCAAAGAGCTTGAAAACTGGAGATACCATAACTGGCTCTCCTGACTCAGATTACCTACTAGAAGCTATGGCCTTTACTGAACCAGTTATCTCTTTAGCCATTGAGCCTAAGACTAAGTCCGACCAAGAAAAACTTTCTATAGTGCTTAAGAAGTTAGCAGATGAAGATCCGACTTTCAAGATCTCTTCTGACTATGAAACTGGTCAAACTCTTATTTCTGGTATGGGAGAGTTACACCTAGAAATACTGATTGACAGAATGAGAAGAGAGTTTGGACTTCAAGTAAATGTTGGGGCTCCACAGGTTGCCTACAGAGAAACCTTTACTCAAACTAAAGAGATTGAAGGTCAATATATTAAACAAACAGGTGGTAGAGGTAACTATGGACATGTCTGAATTAAGTATGAGCCAAATCCAGAGAAGGGATTTGAGTTTGTGGACAAGATAGTTGGAGGGAAAATTCCAAAGGAATATATCAAATCTATTAGAGAGGGACTAGTGGATGCTATGAAAGCTGGACAATTAGCTGGTTATCCAGTTATAGACATAAAAGCAACATTGTATGATGGTTCTTACCACGAAGTTGACTCAAATGAAATGGCCTTTAAGATAGCTGCTTCTTTATCTCTTAAGGAAGCGAGTAAGAGATGTGGTTCAATCCTACTTGAGCCAATTATGTCTATTGAAATTAACTCTCCGCCGCAATACTTTGGTTCAGTAATGGGAGATGTTACAGCTAAAAGAGGGTTAATAACTGCCACAGAACTATCTCCTTCTGTAAGCACTATTAACTGTAAGATCCCCCTAAAAGAGATGTTTGGATATGCAACAACCTTAAGATCACTTACTCAAGGTAGAGGGGTTTACTCTA